In a genomic window of Zhongshania aliphaticivorans:
- the ureC gene encoding urease subunit alpha: MTSIDRRAYADMYGPTVGDKVRLADTELWIEVEKDFTSYGEEVKFGGGKVIRDGMGQGQLGSEFTPDTVITNALILDHWGVVKADVAITAGRITAIGKAGNPDIQPDIDIIIGPCTEVIAGEGQILTAGAIDAHIHFICPQQIEEALMSGVTTMLGGGTGPATGTNATTCTPGAWHIGTMLQAAESFPMNLGFLGKGNASLPGALEEQLQAGAMGLKLHEDWGTTPASIDCCLSVAEKYDVQVAIHTDTLNESGFVEDTLDAFKGRTIHTYHTEGAGGGHAPDIIKACGSANVLPSSTNPTRPYTVNTVDEHLDMLMVCHHLDPNIPEDVAFADSRIRKETIAAEDILHDLGAFSMISSDSQAMGRVGEVVCRTWQTAHKMKMQRGPLAEDSNGSDNFRARRYIAKYTINPAIAHGISHEVGSIEVGKLADLVLWKPAFFGIKPSMIIKGGAIAAAPMGDPNASIPTPQPVHYRMMFGAFGKACVKTSVSFVSQAAITADIASSLGLDRPLVAVKNCRNVTKADMVLNNYQPVMDVDPDTYEVRADGQLLICEPANELPLAQLYCLF, encoded by the coding sequence GTGACCAGCATTGATCGCCGCGCGTATGCGGATATGTATGGCCCCACGGTGGGTGATAAGGTTCGGCTTGCTGATACCGAGCTTTGGATAGAAGTTGAAAAAGACTTCACCAGCTATGGCGAAGAGGTAAAGTTTGGTGGTGGTAAAGTCATCCGAGACGGTATGGGGCAAGGCCAATTAGGTAGTGAATTTACTCCTGATACCGTGATTACCAATGCATTGATATTGGATCACTGGGGCGTGGTGAAGGCCGATGTCGCCATCACGGCGGGTAGAATAACGGCCATTGGTAAAGCCGGTAACCCCGATATTCAGCCAGATATCGACATTATTATTGGCCCTTGTACCGAAGTGATTGCCGGAGAGGGACAAATTTTAACAGCGGGTGCCATTGACGCTCATATTCATTTTATTTGTCCTCAACAAATTGAAGAAGCATTGATGAGCGGTGTAACCACCATGCTGGGTGGTGGAACGGGCCCTGCTACGGGGACGAATGCGACAACGTGTACTCCGGGTGCGTGGCATATCGGCACTATGCTGCAAGCGGCTGAAAGTTTTCCAATGAATTTAGGCTTTTTAGGCAAGGGCAATGCAAGTTTGCCTGGGGCTTTGGAGGAGCAACTGCAAGCGGGGGCAATGGGGCTGAAGCTCCATGAGGATTGGGGTACCACGCCAGCGTCAATTGATTGCTGTTTGAGTGTGGCGGAAAAGTACGATGTGCAAGTGGCTATTCATACCGACACGCTCAATGAGTCGGGTTTTGTAGAAGACACCTTAGATGCATTTAAAGGCCGAACAATTCATACCTACCACACTGAAGGGGCCGGTGGTGGGCATGCTCCTGACATAATTAAGGCGTGTGGCTCGGCAAATGTGTTGCCATCGTCTACAAATCCAACTCGTCCCTATACGGTCAATACGGTAGATGAGCATTTGGACATGTTGATGGTCTGCCATCATCTGGACCCTAATATTCCAGAAGACGTTGCTTTCGCCGATTCTAGAATCCGAAAAGAGACCATTGCCGCTGAAGATATTCTTCACGACTTAGGGGCGTTTTCTATGATTTCGTCCGACTCTCAGGCCATGGGGCGAGTGGGCGAAGTGGTGTGTAGAACATGGCAGACGGCACATAAAATGAAAATGCAGCGAGGTCCGCTTGCTGAAGATAGCAACGGAAGTGATAACTTCCGAGCGCGTCGTTATATTGCTAAATACACAATCAACCCCGCTATTGCGCATGGAATTTCACATGAGGTGGGTTCAATTGAAGTGGGTAAATTGGCGGATTTAGTACTGTGGAAACCCGCTTTTTTTGGCATTAAGCCATCAATGATTATCAAAGGTGGGGCCATTGCGGCAGCGCCGATGGGCGATCCCAACGCGTCAATTCCAACGCCGCAACCGGTACATTACCGGATGATGTTTGGTGCATTTGGCAAGGCGTGTGTGAAGACCTCTGTGAGTTTTGTCAGTCAGGCAGCGATTACAGCTGATATAGCCTCTTCGCTGGGCTTGGACAGGCCGTTAGTCGCAGTAAAAAACTGCAGGAACGTGACCAAGGCGGATATGGTGTTAAACAATTATCAGCCGGTAATGGATGTAGATCCCGATACTTATGAAGTGCGCGCTGATGGCCAATTGCTGATCTGCGAGCCGGCGAATGAGTTGCCACTGGCTCAGTTGTATTGTTTGTTTTGA
- the ureE gene encoding urease accessory protein UreE has protein sequence MLECYELGGGCSEIRLVLNYQERQRSRFRAKTLCGQDVAWFVERGKVLADGEVLIAKSGEKILVVAAEETVSEVRSNDPLLLAKAAYHLGNRHVPLQIEAEELRYQHDHVLDDMVRGLGLTVLVTDKTFHPENGAYHSSTGAHSHSHSHDHHHG, from the coding sequence ATGTTGGAGTGTTACGAACTGGGTGGGGGCTGTAGTGAGATCCGCTTGGTGTTGAATTATCAGGAGCGTCAACGTAGTCGCTTTCGAGCAAAAACCCTATGCGGTCAAGATGTAGCGTGGTTTGTTGAGCGGGGGAAAGTGTTAGCTGATGGTGAAGTTTTAATTGCGAAAAGTGGTGAGAAAATTCTTGTTGTTGCCGCAGAAGAGACGGTATCAGAAGTGCGTAGTAATGATCCATTATTGTTGGCCAAGGCAGCGTATCATTTAGGCAATCGGCATGTTCCATTGCAAATTGAAGCTGAAGAGTTGCGTTACCAGCATGACCATGTGTTAGACGATATGGTAAGAGGCCTAGGCCTGACGGTGTTAGTTACCGATAAAACGTTCCACCCAGAAAATGGGGCTTATCATAGCAGTACCGGCGCGCACTCCCATAGTCATTCACATGACCATCATCATGGCTAG
- a CDS encoding urease accessory protein UreF, with protein MARPLLHLMQLVSPALPVGAYAYSQGLEYAVERGWVHDMNSAVDWLGEVLNHSVGGLDLPVLLRLLKAWRQGDWQAVQDWNDTLQAARETRELLLEDVQMGEALLRLLVSLELPSAQRWPQQKSISFATGFAMAAHHFDINDDDALSGFAWSWLENQVAAAIKLVPFGQTDGQRLLMTLMPCIETTVAEACVREDHDIGAGLPGLAVVSMQHETQYSRLFRS; from the coding sequence ATGGCTAGGCCGCTGTTACATCTTATGCAGTTGGTAAGTCCGGCCTTACCTGTCGGCGCTTATGCGTATTCCCAAGGTTTAGAATATGCCGTGGAGCGAGGCTGGGTTCACGATATGAATAGCGCGGTGGATTGGCTTGGCGAGGTTTTAAATCACAGCGTTGGTGGTTTAGATTTACCCGTGCTGCTGCGCTTATTAAAAGCTTGGCGACAAGGTGACTGGCAAGCAGTGCAAGATTGGAATGACACTTTGCAGGCAGCTCGGGAGACGCGGGAGTTACTGCTGGAAGATGTGCAGATGGGTGAGGCTCTATTGCGCTTATTGGTTTCATTAGAATTACCGTCAGCGCAGCGGTGGCCTCAACAGAAGTCGATTAGTTTCGCCACCGGTTTTGCGATGGCAGCGCATCACTTTGATATAAATGATGATGACGCTTTAAGCGGGTTTGCTTGGAGTTGGCTAGAAAATCAGGTCGCTGCAGCGATTAAATTAGTTCCGTTTGGGCAGACCGATGGTCAGCGTCTACTAATGACGTTAATGCCTTGTATAGAGACAACGGTTGCAGAGGCTTGTGTGCGTGAAGATCATGATATTGGTGCCGGTTTGCCGGGCTTGGCGGTGGTGTCTATGCAGCATGAAACGCAGTATTCAAGATTGTTTCGTTCATAA
- the ureG gene encoding urease accessory protein UreG, translating to MKKPALRLGIGGPVGSGKTALVKTLCAELRERFDIAVITNDIYTREDAEFLLRHEVLSQDRILGVETGGCPHTAIREDASMNLSAVAELSGRFPELELIMIESGGDNLAATFSPELSDLTIYVIDVSAGDKIPRKGGPGITRSDLLVINKIDLAPLVGADLGVMDRDAKKMRGDKPFIFSNLKDGSGVGDIVSFIVEQGMLGR from the coding sequence ATGAAGAAGCCTGCATTGCGGCTTGGAATTGGTGGGCCTGTTGGCTCAGGTAAAACGGCGTTAGTCAAAACCTTGTGCGCTGAATTGCGCGAGAGGTTTGATATTGCAGTAATAACAAATGATATTTATACCCGCGAAGATGCTGAGTTTTTGTTGCGTCATGAGGTGTTGTCGCAGGATCGAATCCTTGGTGTAGAAACTGGGGGCTGTCCGCATACCGCCATTCGCGAAGATGCCTCGATGAACCTCTCTGCGGTTGCAGAATTAAGTGGGCGTTTTCCTGAACTTGAACTCATTATGATAGAGAGCGGGGGTGACAATTTAGCCGCTACGTTTAGCCCTGAGTTATCTGACCTTACCATTTATGTTATTGACGTGTCGGCCGGCGATAAAATACCCCGTAAAGGTGGCCCCGGGATTACGCGGTCAGATTTATTAGTGATTAATAAAATTGATTTGGCTCCGCTAGTAGGTGCAGATCTCGGTGTAATGGATAGGGATGCAAAGAAAATGCGGGGTGATAAACCCTTTATTTTTAGTAATTTAAAAGACGGAAGTGGGGTGGGTGATATCGTTAGCTTTATTGTTGAGCAGGGTATGCTTGGACGTTAA